In Nocardioides faecalis, the following proteins share a genomic window:
- a CDS encoding xanthine dehydrogenase family protein molybdopterin-binding subunit: protein MSEPVEVRTTPVHQRAIGTASVRADGVEKVTGRARYAVEHAPPDALHAWLVLSRVARGRITSIDPAAALAHPGVVSVIDHTNAPRLAQTDNKELAILQDAWVGYRGQVVAVVLAETSEAAREGAALVHVDYEVAEHEAELREDNATYRPEQVNPAMPTDTTEGDVDAALSAADVRVAETYRTAYESNNPLEPHALVARWADPAEKSAEDSAEGDADPVVLTLHDSTQGVHGVVSTLAPMLGLTPEQVRVVAPYVGGGFGSKGEAHSHEMAAALAARTVPGRAVRLAVTRQQMFGMTGYRTATISHVTLGARADGALTALEHRVAEQTSRIREFAEQTASPSRMMYAAPARRTSHRLAQLDVTVPSWMRAPGEMPGMYAQEVAMDELAVATGMDPIEVRRRNDTATDPETGLAFNERRLMECFDRGAERFGWSERAEAPRATLDGDWWVGLGVASATYPAMRSPGNRARVRALEGGRYAVAIGAVDIGTGARTVLAQIAADALGVAVESVELEIADTLLPSASVAGGSSGTSSWGSAIVAAAQLFRADHGDAPSPGVETTAAAADAPGAKTHAMHSFGAVFCEARVHRLTGEIRVPRMLGVYSVGRVINPTTARSQLLGGLVMGLSAALFEESWRDPRFGHFVTQDLATYHVATNADVRELEVEWLEEDDTLLTPMGSRGIGEIGIVGTAAAVANATFHATGRRVRQIPLTPDLFLD, encoded by the coding sequence ATGAGCGAGCCCGTGGAGGTCCGGACCACCCCGGTGCACCAGCGTGCGATCGGCACGGCGAGCGTGCGGGCCGACGGCGTGGAGAAGGTGACAGGCCGGGCGCGCTACGCGGTCGAGCACGCACCGCCCGACGCGCTGCACGCCTGGCTGGTGCTCTCCCGGGTGGCGCGGGGCCGGATCACCAGCATCGACCCCGCCGCGGCGCTCGCCCACCCCGGCGTGGTGTCGGTCATCGACCACACCAACGCCCCGCGGTTGGCGCAGACCGACAACAAGGAGCTGGCGATCCTGCAGGACGCCTGGGTCGGCTACCGCGGCCAGGTGGTGGCGGTGGTGCTCGCCGAGACCTCCGAGGCCGCCCGCGAAGGCGCCGCGCTGGTGCACGTCGACTACGAGGTCGCCGAGCACGAGGCGGAGCTGCGCGAGGACAACGCGACCTACCGGCCCGAGCAGGTGAACCCGGCGATGCCGACCGACACCACCGAGGGCGACGTCGACGCCGCACTGTCCGCAGCCGACGTCCGCGTCGCCGAGACCTACCGGACCGCGTACGAGTCGAACAACCCGTTGGAGCCGCACGCCCTGGTCGCCCGGTGGGCCGACCCCGCTGAGAAGTCCGCCGAGGACTCCGCCGAGGGGGACGCTGATCCGGTGGTGCTGACGTTGCACGACTCCACCCAGGGCGTGCACGGCGTGGTCTCGACGCTGGCGCCGATGCTCGGGCTGACACCGGAGCAGGTGCGGGTAGTTGCGCCGTACGTCGGCGGCGGGTTCGGCAGCAAGGGCGAGGCGCACAGCCACGAGATGGCGGCGGCGCTCGCCGCGCGCACGGTGCCGGGCCGCGCCGTGAGGCTGGCGGTGACCCGGCAGCAGATGTTCGGCATGACCGGCTACCGCACGGCCACCATCTCGCACGTGACGCTGGGCGCGCGGGCCGACGGTGCGCTGACGGCGCTGGAGCACCGGGTGGCCGAACAGACGTCGCGGATCCGTGAGTTCGCCGAGCAGACCGCCTCACCGAGTCGGATGATGTACGCCGCCCCTGCGCGTCGTACCAGCCACCGGCTGGCGCAGCTCGACGTGACGGTGCCGTCCTGGATGCGCGCGCCCGGCGAGATGCCGGGCATGTACGCCCAGGAGGTCGCCATGGACGAGCTCGCCGTCGCCACCGGCATGGACCCGATCGAGGTACGACGCCGCAACGACACCGCGACCGACCCGGAGACCGGCCTGGCGTTCAACGAACGGCGGCTGATGGAGTGCTTCGACCGGGGCGCGGAGCGGTTCGGCTGGTCCGAGCGCGCCGAGGCGCCGCGGGCGACGCTGGACGGCGACTGGTGGGTCGGCCTGGGGGTGGCCTCGGCGACGTACCCGGCCATGCGCTCGCCCGGCAACCGGGCGCGGGTGCGCGCGCTGGAGGGCGGGCGATACGCGGTGGCGATCGGGGCCGTGGACATCGGCACCGGCGCCCGGACCGTGCTGGCGCAGATCGCCGCGGACGCGTTGGGCGTCGCGGTGGAGTCGGTGGAGCTGGAGATCGCGGACACGCTGCTGCCGAGCGCGAGCGTGGCCGGTGGCTCCTCGGGCACCAGCTCGTGGGGCTCGGCGATCGTGGCGGCGGCCCAGCTGTTCCGCGCCGACCACGGCGACGCTCCCTCGCCCGGCGTGGAGACGACCGCCGCGGCGGCGGACGCGCCGGGCGCGAAGACGCACGCCATGCACTCCTTCGGTGCGGTCTTCTGTGAGGCGCGGGTGCACCGGCTGACCGGGGAGATCCGGGTGCCGCGGATGCTGGGGGTCTACTCGGTGGGCCGGGTGATCAACCCGACGACGGCGCGCTCCCAGCTCCTCGGCGGGCTGGTGATGGGCCTGTCCGCTGCGCTGTTCGAGGAGTCCTGGCGTGATCCGCGGTTCGGTCACTTCGTCACCCAGGACCTCGCGACCTACCACGTGGCGACCAACGCCGACGTGCGTGAGCTGGAGGTGGAGTGGCTGGAGGAGGACGACACGCTGCTCACCCCGATGGGCTCGCGCGGCATCGGCGAGATCGGCATCGTGGGCACCGCCGCGGCGGTCGCGAACGCCACCTTCCACGCCACCGGCCGCCGGGTGCGGCAGATCCCGCTGACCCCCGACCTCTTCCTCGACTGA
- the treZ gene encoding malto-oligosyltrehalose trehalohydrolase: MSAQSAAQPAAERPARGPFDVWAPRCDRVRLSLAEDVVDMVPADGGWWTPASVPAGVPDGTSYGFLLGEDTTVLPDPRSRRQPGGVHERSATFDAGAHTWTDAGWTGRQLAGATIYELHVGTFSPAGTFDGVVERLDHLVSLGVGFVELMPVNAFNGVHNWGYDGVLWSAVHEPYGGPAGYQRLVDACHRAGIGVIQDVVYNHLGPSGNYLPRFGPYLKQGRNTWGDLVNLDGEGAAEVRRYILDSALMWLRDYHVDGLRLDAVHALHDDSDLHLLEEMAIEVQALSAHLNRPLTLIAESDLNDTRLVTPREAGGYGLDAQWSDDFHHGVHVALTGETTGYYADFEPLGALGKVLDCGFFHDGTFSSFRDAPHGRPVDTERMPAWRLVVCAQNHDQIGNRARGDRTAEHLSTEQLLCGALLTLGSPFTPMLFQGEEWAASTPFAFFTSHPEPELATATAEGRLAEFERMGWDPDEVLDPQDPATFAASRLRWEEAETGEHARVLAGYRRLAQLRRTCPELTDPSFGSATVDEEARRLTLERGALAIHVNLGTEPWQVAATEVLFSTGSEPAQDSVPGGSVVVPGGNGVLVRR; the protein is encoded by the coding sequence ATGAGCGCGCAGTCCGCTGCACAGCCCGCTGCGGAGCGACCGGCCCGCGGACCGTTCGACGTGTGGGCACCCCGGTGTGACCGGGTGCGGCTGAGCCTGGCCGAGGACGTGGTGGACATGGTCCCGGCCGACGGCGGCTGGTGGACACCCGCCTCGGTGCCGGCGGGGGTGCCGGACGGGACGTCGTACGGCTTCCTGCTGGGCGAGGACACCACGGTGCTGCCCGACCCGCGCTCGCGACGCCAGCCCGGCGGCGTGCACGAGCGGTCCGCGACCTTCGACGCAGGCGCGCACACCTGGACCGACGCCGGGTGGACGGGGCGCCAGCTCGCCGGCGCCACCATCTACGAGCTGCACGTGGGCACCTTCAGCCCCGCCGGCACCTTCGACGGCGTCGTGGAGCGGCTCGACCACCTGGTCTCGCTCGGCGTCGGGTTCGTCGAGCTGATGCCGGTCAACGCGTTCAACGGCGTGCACAACTGGGGCTACGACGGCGTGCTGTGGTCGGCGGTGCACGAGCCCTACGGCGGTCCCGCCGGCTACCAGCGGCTCGTCGACGCCTGCCACCGCGCCGGGATCGGCGTCATCCAGGACGTCGTCTACAACCACCTCGGGCCCTCGGGCAACTACCTGCCGCGCTTCGGTCCCTACCTGAAGCAGGGCCGCAACACGTGGGGTGACCTGGTCAACCTCGACGGCGAGGGCGCGGCCGAGGTACGGCGCTACATCCTGGACAGCGCACTGATGTGGCTGCGCGACTACCACGTCGACGGGCTGCGGCTCGACGCCGTGCACGCGCTGCACGACGACTCCGACCTCCACCTGCTGGAGGAGATGGCGATCGAGGTGCAGGCGCTGTCGGCACACCTGAACCGCCCGCTGACGTTGATCGCCGAGTCCGACCTCAACGACACCCGTCTGGTCACGCCGCGCGAGGCCGGCGGCTACGGTCTCGACGCGCAGTGGAGCGACGACTTCCACCACGGCGTGCACGTCGCTCTGACCGGTGAGACCACCGGCTACTACGCCGACTTCGAGCCGCTCGGTGCGCTCGGCAAGGTCCTCGACTGCGGCTTCTTCCACGACGGCACGTTCTCCAGCTTCCGCGACGCTCCGCACGGCAGGCCGGTCGACACCGAGCGGATGCCGGCGTGGCGGCTGGTGGTCTGCGCGCAGAACCACGACCAGATCGGCAACCGGGCCCGGGGCGACCGCACCGCGGAGCACCTGAGCACCGAGCAGCTGCTGTGCGGTGCGCTGCTGACCCTGGGCTCGCCGTTCACGCCGATGCTGTTCCAGGGCGAGGAGTGGGCGGCCAGCACGCCGTTCGCGTTCTTCACCTCCCACCCCGAGCCCGAGCTGGCCACCGCGACCGCCGAGGGCCGGCTGGCGGAGTTCGAGCGGATGGGGTGGGACCCCGACGAGGTCCTCGACCCGCAGGACCCGGCCACCTTCGCCGCGAGCCGGCTGCGGTGGGAGGAGGCCGAGACCGGCGAGCACGCCCGGGTGCTGGCCGGCTACCGGCGCCTGGCCCAGCTGCGTCGTACCTGCCCCGAGCTCACGGACCCCTCCTTCGGGTCGGCCACCGTCGACGAGGAGGCCAGGCGGCTCACGCTGGAGCGCGGTGCGCTGGCGATCCACGTCAACCTCGGCACCGAGCCGTGGCAGGTGGCGGCCACCGAGGTGCTGTTCAGCACCGGCTCCGAGCCGGCGCAGGACAGCGTGCCGGGCGGCTCAGTGGTCGTGCCCGGGGGCAACGGCGTCCTCGTGCGCCGCTGA
- a CDS encoding PPOX class F420-dependent oxidoreductase encodes MARNIATNTDVDRDALLDFVRPRHRFLLITRRADGSPQASPVTGGVDDSGRLVIATYPERAKTRNARRDPQVDVVVVSDEWDGPWVQVSGTCEVLDASDDEGNRDEAALDAFVEYFRNIAGEHSDWDEYRAAMVEQGKSLLRITPTAWGPVATGGFPPRLV; translated from the coding sequence ATGGCCCGCAACATCGCCACCAACACCGACGTCGACCGCGACGCCCTGCTGGACTTCGTCCGCCCGCGGCACCGGTTCCTGCTGATCACCCGACGCGCCGACGGCAGCCCGCAAGCCTCGCCGGTCACCGGCGGCGTCGACGACAGCGGCCGGCTGGTGATCGCGACCTACCCCGAGCGCGCCAAGACCCGCAACGCACGCCGTGACCCCCAGGTGGACGTGGTCGTCGTCTCCGACGAGTGGGACGGCCCGTGGGTGCAGGTCTCCGGCACCTGCGAGGTGCTGGACGCCTCCGACGACGAGGGCAACCGGGACGAGGCGGCGCTGGACGCGTTCGTGGAGTACTTCCGCAACATCGCCGGCGAGCACTCCGACTGGGACGAGTACCGCGCCGCGATGGTCGAGCAGGGCAAGTCCCTGCTGCGGATCACCCCGACCGCCTGGGGCCCCGTCGCGACCGGCGGCTTCCCGCCGCGACTGGTCTGA
- a CDS encoding pyridoxamine 5'-phosphate oxidase family protein, whose translation MEERILNLLSAQNMAVIATTNSEGSPAATPVRYYSLGFEIFYTSWNASVKSRNLQRDPRVSAGIFAPLVGQASSRGAQLFGTASTIEREEPEAAAYWEAFRWQSDHVERGRSLDDPPQDPLTVITPHRILYTEHWLRRSGFAPRQTWRPTHSPST comes from the coding sequence CTGGAAGAGCGGATCCTGAACCTGCTGTCGGCGCAGAACATGGCCGTCATCGCCACGACCAACTCGGAGGGCTCGCCGGCCGCAACGCCGGTGCGGTACTACAGCCTCGGGTTCGAGATCTTCTACACCAGCTGGAATGCCTCGGTGAAGTCGCGCAACCTCCAGCGAGACCCCCGCGTGTCCGCAGGCATCTTCGCGCCGCTGGTCGGCCAAGCAAGCAGTCGAGGAGCGCAGCTGTTCGGCACCGCCAGCACCATCGAGCGCGAGGAGCCGGAAGCCGCCGCCTACTGGGAGGCATTCCGCTGGCAGTCGGACCACGTGGAGCGAGGACGCTCCCTCGACGACCCGCCGCAGGATCCGCTCACGGTCATCACTCCGCATCGAATCCTCTACACGGAGCACTGGCTGCGTCGCTCGGGCTTCGCACCGCGTCAGACATGGCGACCGACACACTCGCCGTCGACCTGA
- a CDS encoding fasciclin domain-containing protein, with protein MNQRQLKIGLVGLVTAAVAGATFSPAPAQAALDDRSLAEVLAADKGYDRNWHDFDILEKAVTTVLKAKPNSPVSVLADGDTRLTAFLPTDAAFRRLVKDLSGKQPRTERATFNAVAKVADVDTLEAVLLYHVVPQRLNAKKVLKSDGAKLKTAANLNITVRVKGKKVKLIDKDRDAQNPRVVAVDINKGNKQIAHAINRVLRPIDL; from the coding sequence ATGAACCAGCGTCAGCTCAAGATCGGACTCGTCGGCCTCGTCACCGCGGCCGTCGCCGGTGCCACCTTCTCCCCGGCCCCCGCCCAGGCCGCCCTCGACGACCGCAGCCTCGCCGAGGTCCTCGCGGCCGACAAGGGGTACGACCGCAACTGGCACGACTTCGACATCCTCGAGAAGGCGGTGACCACCGTCCTCAAGGCCAAGCCCAACAGCCCGGTCTCGGTGCTCGCCGACGGCGACACCCGCCTCACCGCGTTCCTGCCCACCGACGCCGCGTTCCGCCGGCTGGTGAAGGACCTCAGCGGCAAGCAGCCGCGCACCGAGCGCGCGACCTTCAACGCCGTGGCGAAGGTCGCCGACGTCGACACCCTCGAGGCGGTGCTGCTCTACCACGTGGTGCCGCAGCGGCTGAACGCCAAGAAGGTGCTGAAGTCCGACGGCGCCAAGCTCAAGACGGCCGCCAACCTCAACATCACCGTCCGGGTCAAGGGCAAGAAGGTCAAGCTGATCGACAAGGACCGCGACGCCCAGAACCCGCGCGTGGTGGCGGTGGACATCAACAAGGGCAACAAGCAGATCGCCCACGCCATCAACCGGGTGCTGCGTCCGATCGACCTCTGA
- a CDS encoding 2Fe-2S iron-sulfur cluster-binding protein yields METEISLRVDGTDRTLTVDTRTTLLDALRERLGNTSAKKGCDHGQCGSCTVLLDGRRHLTCLALAVAYDGAEITTADGLSNTANDAEGLHPVQQAFLRHDGLQCGYCTPGQVCSAVGALEELRQGHPSHVTTDLTGAPSADDDELRERMSGNLCRCGAYVGILDAVREAAAQEVGA; encoded by the coding sequence ATGGAGACCGAGATCTCGCTGAGGGTCGACGGCACCGACCGGACCCTCACCGTCGACACCCGCACCACCCTGCTCGATGCACTGCGTGAGCGGCTGGGCAACACGTCTGCGAAGAAGGGCTGTGACCACGGCCAGTGTGGTTCGTGCACGGTGCTGCTCGACGGCCGTCGGCACCTGACCTGCCTGGCCCTGGCCGTGGCGTACGACGGCGCGGAGATCACCACCGCCGACGGGCTCTCGAACACCGCGAACGACGCCGAGGGACTGCACCCGGTGCAGCAGGCGTTCCTGCGCCACGACGGCCTGCAGTGCGGCTACTGCACCCCGGGCCAGGTGTGCTCGGCCGTCGGGGCGCTCGAGGAGCTGCGCCAGGGCCACCCCAGTCACGTCACCACCGACCTCACCGGCGCCCCGAGCGCCGACGACGACGAGCTGCGGGAGCGGATGAGCGGCAACCTGTGCCGCTGCGGCGCCTACGTCGGCATCCTCGACGCCGTCCGGGAGGCCGCGGCGCAGGAGGTGGGCGCGTGA
- a CDS encoding HNH endonuclease signature motif containing protein: protein MATSDKETALVELTHIEAQVAELRLRLLASADDVAAMHGARDAGAWIAHTTHTDPQTARADWRLAKALETRTVVAAGMRDGHVSAAQARVITLGLDELPTELAPETVAGAEVTLVGYCDEFGPKDLRRLARRILDVVAPEVADAEEGKKLQDEERHARERATLSLRDLGDGRTRLSGVLPTTVANRLRTYLDAYTSPRKNGGTGGVSTGSTTAIPRHRANAHAFEALLELLDPDQLPEHGGDATTVIVALSHEQLLTDLATAIAITGGGADPISAGEARRLACQAAIIPQVYGGDSELLDQGRAKRLFTKPQRKAMKVRDRRCRAEGCTITAAWTEAHHLRPWSQGGRTDLKDAVCFCKQDHLRAHDPSYEMTLLPNGDYRFTKRQCALPRPG from the coding sequence ATGGCGACCTCCGACAAGGAGACGGCGCTGGTCGAGCTGACGCACATCGAGGCCCAGGTCGCCGAGCTGAGGCTGCGGTTGCTCGCCTCGGCCGATGATGTCGCGGCGATGCACGGTGCCCGCGACGCCGGCGCCTGGATCGCCCACACCACCCACACCGACCCACAAACGGCACGGGCCGACTGGCGGCTCGCCAAGGCGCTCGAGACCCGGACCGTGGTCGCTGCCGGGATGCGGGACGGCCATGTGTCCGCGGCGCAGGCGAGGGTGATCACCCTCGGGCTCGACGAGCTGCCCACCGAGCTGGCCCCGGAGACCGTCGCCGGGGCAGAGGTGACCCTGGTCGGGTACTGCGACGAGTTCGGTCCCAAGGACCTCCGCCGGCTGGCACGCCGGATCCTCGACGTCGTCGCGCCCGAGGTCGCCGACGCCGAAGAGGGCAAGAAGCTTCAGGACGAGGAACGGCACGCCCGCGAGAGGGCGACGCTGAGCCTGCGGGACCTCGGCGACGGCCGCACCCGACTCTCCGGAGTGCTGCCGACGACCGTGGCGAACCGGCTGCGGACCTATCTCGACGCCTACACCTCACCCCGCAAGAACGGCGGGACCGGCGGGGTCTCGACAGGCTCGACCACCGCCATCCCCCGGCACCGAGCCAACGCCCACGCCTTCGAAGCACTGCTCGAGCTCCTCGACCCCGACCAGCTCCCCGAGCACGGCGGCGATGCCACCACGGTGATCGTGGCCCTGTCCCACGAGCAGCTGCTGACCGACCTCGCCACCGCGATCGCGATCACCGGCGGTGGCGCCGACCCGATCTCCGCCGGCGAAGCCCGGCGCCTCGCCTGCCAGGCGGCGATCATCCCGCAGGTGTACGGCGGGGACTCCGAGCTCCTCGACCAGGGCCGCGCGAAGCGGTTGTTCACCAAGCCCCAACGCAAGGCGATGAAGGTCCGCGATCGACGATGCCGGGCTGAGGGCTGCACCATCACCGCGGCGTGGACCGAGGCCCACCACCTCAGACCCTGGTCCCAAGGCGGTCGCACCGACCTCAAAGACGCCGTCTGTTTCTGCAAACAGGACCACCTCCGCGCCCACGATCCCAGCTACGAGATGACCCTCCTGCCCAACGGCGACTACCGGTTCACCAAGCGACAGTGTGCCCTGCCTCGGCCAGGTTGA
- a CDS encoding FAD binding domain-containing protein, with the protein MRELTYLAAPDPAAAVAAVAGDPEARFLAGGTNLVDHLKLGVARPAALVDVRRLGLDAVAELASPAGADGDGGPAGLRVGANVRNSDLAADPRVRERFPVVVRALLSGASGQIRNQATTAGNLLQRTRCVYFTDVTTPCNKREPGSGCSAIGGYGRYNAILGASPDCVTVHPSDLAVALAALDAEVVMLGADGEHRVPFAELHRLPGDRPQDDTTLRHGELVTAVELTDSPAARRSHYLKVRDRASYAFALVSVAAGLELAEDGTVTDVRIAWGGAAHKPWRASRAEELLRGRVPDEETVRAAADVELASAEVDEQTAYKPAMVRNATVAALLHLVREGGAR; encoded by the coding sequence GTGAGGGAGCTGACCTACCTGGCCGCCCCGGACCCCGCCGCCGCCGTGGCCGCGGTCGCCGGCGACCCGGAGGCGCGGTTCCTGGCCGGCGGTACCAACCTCGTGGACCACCTCAAGCTCGGGGTCGCGCGCCCGGCCGCCCTGGTCGACGTACGACGCCTGGGGCTGGACGCCGTCGCGGAGCTCGCCTCCCCCGCCGGTGCCGACGGCGACGGTGGCCCGGCCGGGCTGCGGGTCGGCGCGAACGTGCGCAACAGCGACCTGGCCGCCGACCCGCGGGTCCGCGAACGCTTCCCGGTCGTGGTGCGGGCGCTGCTGTCCGGCGCCTCGGGGCAGATCCGCAACCAGGCCACCACGGCGGGCAACCTGCTGCAGCGCACCCGCTGCGTCTACTTCACCGACGTCACGACGCCGTGCAACAAGCGGGAGCCGGGCTCCGGCTGCTCCGCGATCGGCGGCTACGGCCGCTACAACGCGATCCTCGGCGCGAGCCCGGACTGCGTCACGGTGCACCCCTCCGACCTGGCGGTCGCGCTCGCTGCCCTCGACGCCGAGGTCGTGATGCTGGGCGCCGACGGGGAGCACCGGGTGCCGTTCGCCGAGCTGCACCGACTGCCCGGGGACCGTCCGCAGGACGACACCACGCTGCGCCACGGTGAGCTCGTCACCGCCGTCGAGCTGACCGACTCCCCCGCCGCTCGGCGCTCGCACTACCTCAAGGTGCGCGACCGGGCGTCGTACGCCTTCGCGCTGGTCTCGGTCGCCGCCGGCCTGGAGCTGGCCGAGGACGGCACCGTCACCGACGTGCGGATCGCGTGGGGCGGGGCGGCGCACAAGCCGTGGCGGGCGAGCCGCGCCGAGGAGCTGCTGCGCGGCCGGGTGCCGGACGAGGAGACGGTGCGCGCCGCCGCGGACGTCGAGCTGGCCAGCGCCGAGGTGGACGAGCAGACGGCGTACAAGCCGGCGATGGTGCGCAACGCCACCGTGGCCGCCCTGCTCCACCTGGTGCGGGAAGGAGGGGCGCGATGA